From a single Fusarium fujikuroi IMI 58289 draft genome, chromosome FFUJ_chr03 genomic region:
- a CDS encoding related to GPI transamidase component PIG-S, with protein MAPGDVKDTSAAPSAPPPEKQSDIYRRTRIVISFWLIVLCLGVPIWWRTTTIYRANLPLDGMMQWAEGKACRPVFPLQISVKADALQENEAQNLVRLTQHALDDHNDFSGHHLRLQLAPKGGASPSPAADDDSHVALTIELAPGESNSATLDPDSAILNIAYPSNAIPSASSSSSALATYIANELQSTFSEEQSIISYLLSTSSAPDAKPQGLTPEVVDRLSKRTTRSLRYSPTYHLTFSLFTAGAAPSTWDIEKAIEEYMKPMLDVLGPIHNFTIDTQVQLYATPGAQSQVLSKEDLASFINAAEWPLSPSIAGAPTVNFVIYIGDQKIGLDSGTETSQSWMFPQWGSVYLLSLPETTTHVSSETLKQPMLTFTGHLLSLLGTPQSGSLPLRLSTLSRIRSADLLLRASSTLGSLARLSLALPSISIPHSVADGVASTMEHLQQACASLGAPSGLLHARIAEEEAERAFFEKSMVGQLYFPDEHKIAVYLPLLGPVGVPLVMGLINELRGWIKRRRQRARDAGEKKVQ; from the exons ATGGCGCCCGGCGACGTCAAAGACACTTCCGCGGCGCCGTCCGCTCCGCCCCCAGAGAAACAATCCGACATTTACAGGAGAACCCGTATTGTCATCTCCTTTTGGTTGATAGTGCTGTGTTTGGGCGTGCCGATATGGTGGAGGACTACTACGATATACCGGGCGAATCTTCCCCTCGATGGAATGATGCAGTGGGCTGAGGGAAAG GCTTGTCGTCCTGTGTTTCCTCTTCAGATCTCTGTGAAAGCGGATGCGCTGCAGGAGAATGAGGCGCAGAACCTTGTGCGATTGACGCAACATGCTCTTGACGACCATAACGACTTCTCTGGACATCATCTGCGTCTTCAACTTGCCCCTAAGGGGGGCGCTTCGCCTTCACCcgccgccgatgatgatTCCCACGTCGCCCTTACGATCGAACTTGCGCCTGGCGAGAGCAACTCTGCTACGTTAGATCCCGACTCGGCTATTCTCAACATCGCATACCCCTCCAATGCAATTCCATCCgcgtcgtcatcgtcttccgCACTTGCTACATACATCGCAAACGAGCTACAATCGACATTCTCCGAAGAACAGTCCATCATTTCATACCTCCTATCGACATCTTCAGCCCCCGATGCTAAACCTCAAGGCTTGACCCCCGAGGTCGTCGATAGATTGTCAAAGCGAACTACACGATCCCTACGATACTCGCCAACATACCATCTTACCTTCTCCCTATTCACAGCCGGCGCAGCACCGAGTACGTGGGATATTGAGAAGGCGATCGAGGAGTACATGAAGCCGATGCTTGATGTGCTGGGCCCAATTCATAACTTTACAATTGATACTCAGGTTCAGCTTTATGCGACGCCTGGTGCTCAATCGCAGGTGTTGAGTAAGGAGGACCTTGCATCTTTCATCAATGCTGCTGAATGGCCTCTGTCTCCTTCAATTGCAGGCGCTCCGACTGTCAACTTTGTTATCTACATTGGCGACCAGAAGATTGGCCTTGATTCGGGGACAGAGACGTCACAATCGTGGATGTTTCCTCAATGGGGCAGTGTATACCTTCTTTCACTCCCAGAGACAACGACACATGTATCCAGCGAGACACTGAAGCAGCCAATGCTCACATTTACTGGACATTTATTGTCACTCTTGGGTACGCCTCAATCAGGTTCTCTCCCATTGCGACTATCCACCCTCTCCCGCATCCGCTCAgcagatcttctcctccgcGCCTCATCAACCCTCGGTTCTCTCGCTCGTCTATCCCTCGCCCtcccctcaatctcaatcccCCACAGTGTCGCCGATGGAGTCGCATCAACAATggagcatcttcaacaagcttgtgCCAGTCTCGGCGCTCCTTCTGGACTCTTGCACGCTAGAAtcgcagaggaagaagcagagcgaGCGTTTTTCGAGAAGAGCATGGTTGGACAGCTATACTTCCCTGACGAGCATAAGATTGCGGTGTATTTACCGTTGCTAGGACCGGTGGGTGTTCCATTGGTTATGGGACTTATTAATGAGCTTAGAGGGTGGATTaagaggaggaggcagaGGGCAAGGGACGCgggagagaagaaggttcAATGA
- a CDS encoding related to ral2 protein — protein MVDSPELTIRQDSAGDEPPSRFPDLVNDEKPTGRYTPDLLAGVYRGIRKLPSVKLSRSPSRLHLKSSSGSLHSAHSSTSSAPPASEAPPQHARNLTLQYSLSKPLPRSPPYQESIHPQDSNSSNLPSVPEGQIPSPKFFDPSPSTSPLPTPPPKTESFFDSRSSTMESTSAPPQHPYGAHEANNSMSSVSSASRYDSQEQSDGLKPRGTGSASAGPSPNVAQRATPVGGPSNGPSTHLSGLMCNVHRTTGREPHALVGATTTILGDKLYVFGGRILSRSRPAPLTSDMYELDLIRRHWTKLETTGDVPPPRYFHSMCALGDTKMVCYGGMSPAPNQPPGGDQQQPEITVMSDIYIYDVNTRAWTFIPTQDPPQGRYAHCACILPSSATFSSHRAPLSALQHNPSTGNPNEGRIGINIDGSGGAEMVIVGGQDGRNNYIEQISVFNLRSLKWTSTQPLDRSWGAYRSVTAPLPPSVASKLGRQQSNGMQRHDGGISQEAREPGASMLIYCNYNFLDVKLELQIRAPDGTLTERPMSGNYSPPGLRFPNGGVIDTHFVVSGTYLTSSRQEYALWALDLRTLTWSRIDAGGSVFSQGSWNRGVLWNRRNTFVILGNRKRSLVDDYNHRRINFSNVCMVELEAFGFYDNPRKTSPLSGFISASSPYAGPGLSLARKAGYTAGGRYHSRASEELGEKSFAMRELADMDILCIGGERIPVNSRIVGRRWGPYFVQLLREGTATQDGSDAMTLRSGLSSNPLRASAITITPNSRVADSSSSMISTVGSSLSSSGAPSSTAASSFTTGAMSHEANPTNINAAPTPHSLPPNSRPRCLYLPHTYLTIQALLHFLYTSSLPPPTSPLCTPQILCSLLQIARPYRIDGLLEAVVERLHALLDSRNAAAVFNATAMAAGGGRGIDGSLNPNFFVGTLDPVGSPTATSDFSLGHTPGDSFSSDLQTRTEGLTLNTNVQQLSRPSSDELSATTSQSGSEWSSSEIGGSERDNFVWNGELSSVIGLQKRGLRGLMEGRRMRERTGTAAGGNGMGPSYTGGQGQQGQQRVGLGIAGS, from the coding sequence ATGGTTGATTCTCCAGAACTAACAATCCGTCAGGATTCAGCAGGCGACGAACCTCCTTCTCGTTTCCCCGATCTCGTTAACGACGAAAAGCCGACCGGCCGATATACCCCcgatcttcttgctggcGTTTATCGAGGAATTCGAAAGCTACCTTCAGTCAAGCTCTCGAGAAGTCCTTCACGATTGCACTTAAAGAGCTCATCCGGAAGTCTACACTCCGCTCATTCCTCCACCTCGAGTGCGCCCCCCGCAAGCGAAGCACCTCCTCAGCATGCTCGAAACTTGACCCTTCAGTATAGTCTGTCCAAGCCTCTACCGCGGTCCCCGCCGTATCAAGAATCTATACATCCCCAAGATTCGAATTCCTCCAATCTACCTAGTGTGCCAGAGGGGCAGATTCCTTCACCGAAGTTCTTCGATCCGTCACCTTCGACCTCACCACTACCGACACCGCCCCCGAAGACAGAAAGCTTCTTTGATAGCCGATCAAGCACCATGGAGTCGACCTCTGCGCCACCGCAGCACCCATATGGTGCCCACGAAGCCAATAATAGCATGAGCAGTGTGTCGAGTGCCTCCAGATATGACTCGCAAGAGCAAAGCGACGGCTTGAAACCCAGAGGTACTGGATCAGCTTCTGCTGGTCCGTCACCCAATGTCGCTCAACGGGCAACCCCTGTAGGCGGGCCTTCCAATGGCCCTTCAACACATTTGTCTGGTCTCATGTGCAATGTTCACCGAACGACTGGGCGTGAGCCCCACGCTCTTGTCGGAGCTACAACTACCATCCTGGGTGACAAGCTCTACGTGTTTGGAGGCCGGATCCTGTCTAGAAGTCGACCTGCTCCTCTGACATCGGATATGTACGAGTTGGATCTGATTCGTCGACACTGGACCAAGCTGGAAACAACAGGCGACGTTCCACCACCTCGATACTTCCACTCCATGTGCGCTTTGGGTGACACCAAGATGGTTTGTTACGGTGGCATGTCACCTGCCCCTAATCAGCCTCCTGGTGGCGACCAACAGCAACCCGAAATCACTGTCATGTCTGATATCTACATCTACGATGTCAACACCAGAGCCTGGACCTTTATTCCGACACAGGACCCTCCCCAGGGCCGCTACGCCCATTGCGCCTGTATTCTTCCTTCATCCGCCACCTTTTCTTCGCACCGCGCTCCTCTCTCTGCTCTACAACATAATCCTTCGACTGGCAACCCTAATGAGGGCCGAATCGGCATTAATATTGATGGTTCAGGTGGTGCAGAAATGGTCATTGTTGGGGGGCAGGATGGAAGGAACAATTATATTGAGCAGATCAGCGTCTTCAACTTGCGAAGCCTGAAATGGACCTCAACACAGCCTCTGGACAGAAGCTGGGGCGCATATAGGAGTGTGACCGCCCCTCTTCCACCTTCAGTGGCTTCCAAACTCGGCCGACAGCAATCGAACGGTATGCAACGTCATGACGGAGGCatcagccaagaagctcgtGAACCAGGGGCTTCGATGTTGATTTACTGCAACTATAACTTTTTGGACGTTAAGCTTGAGCTACAAATCCGAGCACCAGATGGTACCCTCACAGAGAGGCCGATGTCAGGCAACTATTCACCACCAGGATTGCGATTCCCGAACGGCGGAGTTATCGATACCCATTTTGTCGTCAGTGGCACATACCTTACCTCATCTCGACAAGAGTATGCGCTCTGGGCTCTGGATCTACGAACTTTGACATGGAGCCGTATTGATGCTGGAGGAAGTGTGTTCAGCCAGGGCAGTTGGAATCGCGGAGTTTTGTGGAACCGCCGAAACACATTTGTGATCTTGGGCAATAGGAAAAGGAGTCTCGTCGATGACTATAATCATCGACGCATCAACTTTTCTAATGTGTGCATGGTCGAGTTGGAAGCATTTGGCTTTTACGACAATCCCCGCAAGACAAGTCCGCTATCAGGTTTCATCTCAGCCAGTAGTCCTTATGCTGGGCCTGGTCTGAGTTTGGCGCGCAAAGCAGGATACACAGCGGGCGGACGATACCACTCAAGGGCGAGcgaggagcttggtgagaAGTCATTCGCCATGCGCGAACTTGCCGATATGGATATTCTGTGCATTGGTGGCGAGCGTATTCCAGTCAACTCGAGAATCGTGGGACGACGATGGGGACCTTACTTCGTGCAGCTTCTACGGGAGGGAACGGCGACACAGGATGGGAGCGATGCCATGACCCTTAGATCTGGTCTCTCAAGCAACCCCTTACGCGCGTCGGCTATCACAATCACACCAAACTCGAGGGTGGCAGACAGCTCATCCTCCATGATTAGCACTGTCGGCTCATCGCTGAGCTCTTCTGGTGCTCCTTCAAGCACCGCAGCATCAAGTTTTACCACAGGCGCCATGAGCCATGAGGCCAACCCGACGAACATCAACGCGGCGCCTACACCTCACTCACTACCGCCAAACTCACGACCGAGATGTCTTTATCTCCCACACACATATCTTACGATCCAGGCGCTGCTTCATTTCCTCTACACGAGCTCTCTCCCACCTCCGACATCTCCTCTTTGCACCCCACAAATTCTTTGCTCGCTACTCCAGATCGCCCGACCGTACCGTATTGATGGACTATTGGAGGCTGTAGTTGAGCGACTTCACGCCCTGCTTGACAGTCGCAATGCTGCGGCTGTTTTCAACGCCACAGCCATGGCCGCTGGCGGTGGCCGAGGCATTGATGGATCCCTCAACCCCAATTTCTTTGTTGGAACTCTGGATCCTGTGGGCTCGCCTACTGCCACTTCCGACTTTTCTCTGGGACACACCCCTGGCGACAGTTTCTCATCGGATCTTCAGACTCGTACTGAGGGCCTGACACTCAACACTAATGTGCAACAATTGAGCCGACCCTCCAGCGATGAGCTATCTGCTACAACAAGCCAGAGCGGATCAGAGTGGAGTTCATCGGAGATTGGTGGCAGTGAACGCGACAACTTTGTATGGAACGGTGAACTAAGCAGCGTCATTGGCCTACAGAAGCGAGGTCTTCGAGGCTTGATGGAGggaaggaggatgagagaacGAACAGGCACAGCAGCTGGTGGAAACGGCATGGGACCAAGCTACACAGGtggacaaggccaacaaggccaacagcGTGTTGGTCTTGGAATAGCAGGATCATAG
- a CDS encoding related to sugar transport protein STP1, with the protein MALPPKWYQFLVSVFASLGSLLYGYDLGVIAEVIASGNFKSKFGDDPNATGAVVSVFTGGAFFGAMFAGYAGDRLGRKWTIMIGALIFILGGSLQTAADHINYLYAGRCLAGLGVGFLVMIVPVYQGELCHPDIRGRVTALQQFMLGIGALVATAIGYGTYTGIGDDNSGQWRIPLGIQNLPAVILAALILFFPESPRWLIDHGRADEGLQTLAKLHAHGDINDTWVRAEFDQIQERLAMEHEASAKSYSELFTDRSCFRRLWLAISVQVAAQMTGVSAIQYYSVEIYAKIGIKGDETLRYQMISSVIALVAQFICMLVIDRTGRRWPLIGGNILNCITFIIATVLLASFPPGSENTGGGAAGWGFIVVTWIYNFSFSATCGPLSWIIPAEIFDMKTRAKGVSLATMMSFAFNTMIGQTTSVALDDKHGIGWRWYILFIVCNFTNAIYFWAILPETANRPLEEMRYLFTEAPLFVPLMDEAKFAAGQDLERRVEKAEQTQELEHQE; encoded by the exons atgGCTCTTCCACCAAAGTGGTATCAGTTCCTTGTCTCTGTGTTTGCCTCTCTTGGCTCTCTTCTCTACGGTTATGATCTCGGTGTAATTGCCGAGGTCATTGCCTCTGGGAACTTTAAGAGcaagtttggtgatgatCCCAATGCTAC TGGTGCTGTTGTGTCTGTCTTCACAGGCGGTGCTTTCTTTGGTGCCATGTTCGCTGGTTATGCTGGTGATCGCCTCGGAAGAAAATGGACAATCATGATCGGTGCTTTGATCTTTATTCTGGGCGGTAGTCTTCAGACTGCTGCTGATCACATCAACTACCTCTACGCGGGCCGCTGTCTCGCTGGTCTTGG TGTCGGATTTCTCGTCATGATCGTCCCTGTGTATCAAGGAGAGCTCTGCCATCCTGACATCCGCGGCCGTGTAACAGCCCTCCAACAATTCATGCTCGGCATCGGCGCCCTCGTCGCCACAGCCATCGGCTACGGAACTTACACTGGCATCGGCGACGACAACTCAGGCCAATGGCGTATCCCCCTTGGTATCCAGAACCTCCCCGCCGTGATTCTCGCCGCTctgatcctcttcttccccgAGTCTCCTCGTTGGTTGATTGACCACGGCCGTGCTGACGAGGGTCTTCAAACACTTGCTAAACTTCACGCGCATGGTGATATCAACGATACCTGGGTCAGGGCTGAGTTTGATCAGATCCAGGAACGTCTTGCGATGGAGCATGAGGCTTCTGCCAAGAGCTACAGTGAGCTCTTCACTGATAGGTCGTGCTTTCGACGTCTCTGGCTTGCTATCTCTGTGCAAGTCGCTGCGCAAATGACTGGTGTTAGTGCTATTCAGTACTACTCTGTTGAAATCTACGCCAAGATCGGGATCAAGGGTGATGAGACCCTTCGATACCAGATGATCTCCTCCGTCATCGCCCTGGTCGCTCAGTTCATCTGTATGCTCGTCATTGACAGAACCGGGCGTCGCTGGCCTTTGATCGGCGGTAACATCCTCAACTGcatcaccttcatcatcgcAACTGTTCTTCTGGCTAGCTTCCCTCCTGGATCAGAGAACActggtggtggtgcagcTGGATGGGGCTTCATCGTCGTAACATGGATCTAcaacttctccttcagcGCTACATGTGGTCCATTGTCTTGGATCATCCCCGCTGAGATCTTCGATATGAAGACCCGTGCCAAGGGTGTGTCGTTGGCTACTATGATGTCTTTCGCTTTCAACACCATGATTGGTCAGACCACCTCTGTCGCTCTTGATGACAAGCACGGCATTGGCTGGAGATGGTACATCCTCTTCATT GTCTGCAACTTCACCAATGCCATCTACTTCTGGGCTATCCTCCCCGAGACCGCTAACCGACCCCTTGAGGAGATGCGATATCTCTTCACTGAGGCGCCTTTGTTCGTCCCTCTTATGGATGAGGCCAAGTTTGCCGCTGGCCAGGACCTCGAGCGTCGCGTTGAGAAGGCCGAGCAGACGCAGGAGCTTGAGCACCAGGAATAG
- a CDS encoding related to FAT1-very long-chain fatty acyl-CoA synthetase, translating into MPLPLSITAPAVAASLAYFNARSSTWYDLFLLRCVTIAASRMYYREWTDRLNLYYLLENIATNSSTSDRALLIFEGKRLSYKDVYEQVLKYGQWLKNEGVKKGDIVALDFQNSDSYIFVWLGLWSIGAKPAFLNYNLSGASLIHCLKAATTKLCIVDPNVEENVGQDVRDQLKDIRFIIHTPEVEAQIATTEGVRAPDSDRSEKSLSSMAILIYTSGTTGMPKAAIVSWGKLIVAGSMSEQLLDRSKGDIMYSSMPLYHSSATIFSFSATLLSGSTQALGRKFSTKTFWNEVRDSGATSILYVGETLRYLLAAPPQHDPETGECLDKKHNVKVAFGNGLRPDIWNEFKERFGVEGICEFYAATEGTFATFNLSKNDYAAGAIGRNGWVYNLIMSFSVALVEVDWETDLPKRNPDTGRCYKARTGEPGEMLFRLPSGNPFGRFQGYYNNRAATEAKVLRDVFSKGDTWFRTGDVVRWDSDGRIYFHDRIGDTFRWKGENVSTAEVSDALCKHPSVKEANVYGVSLPHHDGRAGCAAVHLSSDPAAETMQDIATHVRAELPKFARPLFLRIMSELGGGQITGTMKQQKHTLREAGVDPTGDKSLGEIYWLKGESYIPFTEKDWKDIQGGKAKL; encoded by the exons ATGCCTC TCCCCCTTTCGATAACCGCTCCCGCAGTCGCGGCATCGCTAGCATACTTCAATGCCCGATCTTCAACATGGTAcgacctcttcctcctgcgCTGCGTAACCATCGCCGCATCACGAATGTATTATCGCGAATGGACCGATCGCCTCAACCTATACTACCTCCTCGAAAACATAGCCACTaactcttcaacctctgaTCGCGCATTGCTCATATTTGAGGGGAAGCGTCTGTCGTATAAAGATGTCTACGAGCAGGTGCTGAAGTATGGACAGTGGTTGAAGAACGAGGGTGTCAAGAAAGGTGATATCGTTGCGCTCGACTTCCAGAATTCAGACTCTTATATCTTTGTTTGGCTTGGCCTTTGGAGTATTGGAGCGAAGCCGGCGTTTTTGAACTATAACCTCTCTGGCGCTTCGTTGATTCATTGCTTGAAGGCTGCTACGACAAAGTTGTGTATCGTAGATCCTAACGTCGAGGAGAATGTTGGACAAGATGTTCGTGATCAGCTGAAGGACATTCGCTTCATTATTCATACTCCTGAAGTGGAAGCACAAATCGCTACGACAGAAGGTGTTCGCGCGCCTGACTCCGATCGATCCGAGAAGAGCCTTTCAAGCATGGCTATTCTCATTTACACCTCTGGAACGACCGGTATGCCCAAAGCTGCCATTGTATCATGGGGAAAGTTGATCGTGGCTGGCTCAATGTCTGAACAACTCCTTGATCGCTCAAAAGGCGACATCATGTACTCC TCAATGCCCCTATATCACTCCTCCGCAACAATATTTTCCTTCAGCGCAACTCTCCTCTCAGGAAGCACCCAAGCCCTAGGCCGCAAATTCTCCACCAAGACTTTCTGGAATGAAGTCCGCGATTCGGGCGCAACGTCAATCCTCTACGTCGGTGAGACTCTGCGGTACTTGCTCGCCGCACCACCACAGCACGACCCTGAGACAGGTGAATGTCTTGACAAGAAGCACAACGTCAAAGTCGCCTTTGGAAACGGATTGAGACCAGATATCTGGAACGAATTTAAAGAACGTTTCGGCGTTGAAGGAATCTGCGAGTTTTATGCTGCCACAGAAGGTACATTTGCAACATTCAACCTGAGCAAAAACGACTACGCCGCTGGCGCAATTGGTCGCAATGGCTGGGTCtacaatctcatcatgagcTTCTCCGTCGCTTTGGTAGAAGTCGATTGGGAAACTGACCTGCCCAAGCGTAATCCCGACACAGGACGCTGCTACAAGGCTCGTACCGGTGAACCAGGCGAAATGCTCTTCCGTCTTCCATCAGGGAACCCATTCGGTCGCTTCCAAGGCTACTACAACAATCGCGCAGCGACAGAGGCAAAAGTTCTACGCGATGTGTTTAGCAAAGGAGACACGTGGTTTCGCACAGGCGATGTCGTGAGATGGGATAGCGATGGGCGTATTTACTTCCATGATCGTATTGGCGATACATTCCGCTGGAAGGGCGAGAATGTTTCTACCGCTGAAGTAAGCGATGCACTATGCAAACACCCCTCCGTCAAAGAAGCAAACGTCTACGGAGTATCGCTCCCTCATCACGACGGAAGAGCAGGTTGTGCAGCGGTCCATTTATCTTCTGATCCCGCGGCAGAGACAATGCAGGATATAGCGACACATGTGCGTGCTGAGTTGCCCAAGTTCGCGCGGCCATTGTTCTTGAGAATCATGAGTGAGCTTGGCGGTGGACAGATCACGGGGACTATGAAGCAGCAGAAACACACGCTGCGAGAAGCAGGTGTCGACCCAACTGGTGATAAAAGCCTTGGAGAGATTTACTGGCTTAAGGGGGAGAGTTATATACCTTTCACGGAGAAGGATTGGAAGGATATTCAGGGTGGAAAGGCGAAGCTGTAA
- a CDS encoding related to beta-lactamase class C and other penicillin binding proteins: MPVSKELVQDILKAIPARIRGPGGAVAVLSDGALVDQRVWGYADFNRRIPMADDTLIPICSISKQMLCGLVADLERNPTPKLAEKGDVKTQFEEKLKEILPELAKTGELKIDHLCNNRSGIRDYWAITLLWGAKPEDPYSISEHNEKVLKTIKSTHFTPGTEYSYCNTNFNIVARVVEATTGESLSDLLNARIFGPAGMKTAQLGADTAKLPPPCVGYEGDEDRGYIPAENRIEWAGDAGIIASLGDMIAYESFLDRSLFDPTSWYRAIFKPTSFTDGVPSIYSQGLGHSQYGSVSGIGHGGALRGFRLYRAHVPEERLSVVAMFNHEADAATLVEHIIQTTLALQKPPPPTLVDASSAWPGIYLDDGTQLAVTIKNGKKGQIVVNYANYAEPVNLTDPERGESRAMVAVIDGDNLRIHRLKENRTLNAKRLKIGDTPIDNSLFTGDFYSEEIGSTFHCVDQGGLMFGTFEGFLGHSPAQFMRYLGGDVWALANPRGMDAKPPGDWTLVFHRDEKGGVTGVTIGCWLARKIEFVKK; this comes from the coding sequence ATGCCTGTATCAAAGGAATTAGTCCAGGATATCCTAAAGGCGATCCCAGCCCGCATCCGCGGTCCAGGCGGTGCTGTCGCCGTCCTCTCAGATGGCGCCCTCGTTGATCAGCGTGTCTGGGGTTACGCCGACTTCAACCGCAGAATCCCCATGGCGGATGATACGCTGATTCCTATATGCTCCATCTCAAAGCAGATGCTCTGCGGATTGGTCGCGGACCTGGAAAGGAACCCTACTCCCAAGTTGGCGGAGAAGGGCGATGTGAAGACGCAGTTCGAGGAGAAGTTGAAAGAGATTCTTCCAGAGCTTGCCAAGACGGGCGAGTTGAAGATTGATCATTTGTGCAACAATCGATCTGGCATTCGCGACTATTGGGCTATCACTTTACTCTGGGGTGCGAAGCCAGAGGATCCCTACTCGATTTCTGAGCACAATGAGAAGGTGTTGAAGACGATCAAGTCGACGCATTTCACACCCGGAACGGAGTACTCTTACTGCAACACTAACTTCAATATCGTAGCGCGAGTCGTCGAAGCTACTACCGGGGAGTCGCTCTCAGATCTCCTCAATGCACGCATCTTTGGACCGGCTGGCATGAAGACTGCTCAGCTTGGTGCAGACACGGCAAAACTTCCACCACCTTGCGTTGGATACGAAGGCGATGAGGACAGAGGTTATATCCCTGCGGAGAACCGTATCGAGTGGGCCGGCGATGCAGGTATTATTGCTTCACTCGGCGACATGATCGCTTACGAGTCGTTCCTGGACCGTAGCCTGTTCGATCCTACCAGTTGGTACCGCGCAATCTTCAAGCCTACGTCTTTCACAGACGGCGTTCCTTCGATATACTCTCAAGGCCTTGGCCATAGTCAATATGGTAGTGTATCTGGAATTGGTCACGGTGGTGCTCTTCGTGGTTTCAGACTTTATCGAGCTCATGTACCGGAAGAACGTCTTTCAGTTGTGGCCATGTTCAACCATGAAGCTGATGCAGCTACACTCGTGGAACATATCATCCAAACTACTTTGGCTCTTCAAAAGCCTCCGCCGCCTACGCTTGTTGATGCATCATCTGCTTGGCCGGGTATCTATCTTGACGATGGAACTCAACTGGCTGTCACGATCAAGAATGGTAAAAAGGGTCAAATCGTGGTAAACTACGCCAACTACGCGGAGCCCGTCAATCTGACGGACCCTGAGCGAGGAGAATCTCGTGCGATGGTAGCCGTCATCGACGGCGACAACCTTCGCATTCACCGTCTGAAAGAGAACAGAACCTTGAACGCAAAGCGCCTCAAGATTGGCGATACACCCATTGACAACTCGCTGTTCACGGGAGACTTTTACTCCGAAGAAATCGGCTCAACCTTCCACTGTGTGGATCAAGGTGGACTCATGTTTGGCACCTTTGAGGGGTTCTTGGGTCACAGTCCAGCTCAGTTCATGAGATATCTTGGAGGGGATGTCTGGGCGCTTGCGAACCCGAGAGGTATGGATGCAAAGCCTCCTGGCGACTGGACTCTCGTGTTTCATAGAGATGAGAAGGGTGGTGTTACTGGAGTGACGATTGGATGTTGGTTGGCAAGGAAGATTGAGTTTGTGAAGAAGTGA